One region of Paraburkholderia phymatum STM815 genomic DNA includes:
- a CDS encoding peptide transporter: MGSAPTQLGAYSHVVFADTPTNAPSGFPAPSVTLGFQVTAQF; the protein is encoded by the coding sequence ATGGGCTCTGCACCGACGCAGCTGGGCGCATACAGCCATGTCGTATTTGCGGATACGCCGACCAATGCGCCGTCGGGTTTTCCCGCTCCGAGCGTCACGCTCGGATTTCAGGTGACGGCGCAATTCTGA
- a CDS encoding PAAR domain-containing protein, which translates to MALPIIVFGDQTSHGGIVISGSETHTIDGKPIARLYDLVDCPQKYPDGRPHGINKIIEAHPTFTIGGEQVALHGHQTECGCTLIGSTRTGVGDE; encoded by the coding sequence ATGGCACTACCCATCATCGTTTTCGGAGATCAGACTTCACATGGAGGGATTGTTATAAGCGGCTCTGAAACTCACACGATTGACGGCAAGCCGATTGCCCGTCTATATGATCTAGTTGACTGTCCACAAAAATATCCTGACGGGCGTCCGCACGGTATCAACAAAATCATCGAAGCCCATCCGACGTTCACGATTGGAGGCGAACAGGTTGCACTGCATGGACATCAAACTGAATGTGGCTGCACCTTGATCGGAAGTACAAGAACGGGAGTTGGAGACGAATAA
- a CDS encoding DUF3892 domain-containing protein codes for MNTFRIFGGSRWLTERDTAKTGMSTRQQMVEFIEKNGTRSVYCPDRDPKKTSAWVEVHSNGRIRYVQTVADGRKTDNLLALPEK; via the coding sequence ATGAACACATTTCGGATCTTTGGTGGGTCCAGGTGGTTGACGGAAAGGGACACGGCTAAGACGGGGATGTCAACCCGTCAGCAAATGGTTGAGTTCATCGAAAAGAACGGGACAAGGAGCGTCTATTGTCCTGACCGTGACCCGAAGAAAACCAGTGCCTGGGTGGAAGTCCATAGTAACGGACGTATCAGGTACGTTCAGACCGTCGCAGATGGCCGCAAGACGGACAATCTCCTAGCCCTGCCAGAAAAATAA
- a CDS encoding IS4 family transposase, with translation MLSSHLTFLLDAQQPADLSRLAEHLPYEWIERAVQATGAASIRRRRLPAEQVVWLVIALAMYRHWSISEVLDSLDLALPNEAAPFVSKSAVVQARQRIGEAPMAWLFEQTARAWTTQDAAHHAFKGLSLWAMDGTTLRTPDSAANREHFGAQGYASGKVASYPQVRAVTLTAIPTHLVADINFGCYDTNEMVYAKSLLPQIPDDSLTVFDKGFLAAEILCGLTMNGRNRHFLIPAKSNTCWEVIAGTADDAMVRMRVSQQARKKCPALPEFWNARAIRAIDARGRERVLLTSLGDRRRFKPADIVACYERRWRIETSYGELKQSMLGSELTLRSRTVEGVYQEIWGALIAYNLIRREIASAAWEAKLAPTDISFVRALHTIQHEMMWAALTPAYAKLPACLQRLRDRLKSLPNEKRPGRACDRVVKSRPKRYTVRYLNKDIN, from the coding sequence ATGCTCTCCAGTCACCTGACCTTCCTGCTCGATGCGCAACAGCCGGCCGACCTCAGCCGGCTGGCTGAGCATCTGCCCTACGAATGGATCGAACGGGCGGTGCAGGCTACGGGGGCGGCGAGTATTCGGCGCCGGCGCTTGCCTGCTGAGCAGGTGGTGTGGTTAGTCATCGCGCTGGCGATGTACCGGCACTGGTCGATTAGCGAGGTGCTCGATAGTCTCGATCTGGCCTTGCCCAACGAGGCCGCGCCATTTGTCAGCAAGAGTGCGGTGGTGCAGGCACGCCAACGCATCGGCGAGGCACCGATGGCCTGGCTGTTTGAGCAGACGGCGCGGGCGTGGACGACTCAGGACGCGGCTCACCATGCGTTCAAGGGGTTAAGTCTGTGGGCGATGGACGGCACCACGCTGCGCACGCCCGACAGTGCGGCCAACCGTGAGCACTTTGGCGCGCAGGGCTATGCGAGTGGCAAGGTGGCCAGCTATCCACAGGTGCGTGCGGTAACGCTGACTGCGATCCCGACGCATCTGGTGGCCGACATCAACTTTGGCTGCTACGACACCAACGAAATGGTGTACGCCAAGAGCCTGCTGCCGCAGATACCAGACGATTCGCTGACGGTGTTCGACAAGGGCTTTCTGGCCGCCGAGATCCTGTGCGGCCTGACGATGAACGGACGTAATCGCCACTTTCTGATTCCCGCCAAGTCCAATACCTGCTGGGAAGTGATCGCCGGTACGGCAGACGATGCAATGGTGCGCATGCGCGTCTCGCAGCAGGCGCGCAAGAAGTGTCCGGCCTTGCCCGAATTCTGGAATGCGCGAGCGATCCGGGCCATCGACGCGCGCGGACGCGAACGCGTGCTGTTGACTTCGCTCGGGGATCGCCGACGCTTTAAACCCGCCGATATCGTTGCTTGCTACGAGCGCCGCTGGCGAATCGAAACCAGTTACGGGGAGCTCAAGCAATCGATGCTGGGTTCAGAGTTGACCTTGCGCAGTCGTACCGTCGAAGGGGTTTATCAGGAGATCTGGGGCGCGTTGATCGCCTACAACCTGATCCGCCGTGAGATCGCCAGCGCCGCATGGGAAGCGAAACTCGCGCCGACCGATATCAGCTTCGTGCGAGCGCTCCATACGATCCAGCACGAAATGATGTGGGCCGCCCTCACGCCGGCCTACGCAAAATTGCCTGCATGCCTTCAGCGTCTGCGGGACCGGCTCAAGTCTCTTCCCAATGAAAAGCGACCCGGCCGCGCATGCGACCGGGTCGTCAAATCCCGCCCCAAACGTTACACCGTCCGATACCTTAACAAGGACATTAACTGA
- a CDS encoding S49 family peptidase: protein MRGRDSAAPGRAGGVGVLVAYVDFSKALEGAGVTVTLIAYGKHKADAHETQPLADDARARIQADVNAVGEMFVAAVARYRGLSRSTVRAMQGATYFGREGIEAVLADAVAAPDEAFAALVHELDTPRAEAAKPPAAQRATSRRRKRPA from the coding sequence GTGCGAGGTCGTGACAGTGCCGCGCCGGGCCGCGCCGGAGGTGTCGGCGTACTCGTGGCATACGTGGACTTTTCGAAGGCTCTCGAGGGCGCTGGCGTGACCGTCACGCTGATCGCGTACGGCAAGCACAAGGCCGATGCACACGAGACGCAACCGCTGGCGGACGACGCCCGCGCGCGCATTCAGGCGGACGTGAACGCCGTTGGCGAAATGTTCGTTGCGGCCGTGGCCCGCTATCGTGGCCTGTCGCGCTCCACGGTGCGCGCGATGCAGGGCGCGACATACTTCGGCCGGGAGGGGATTGAGGCAGTACTGGCGGATGCCGTGGCCGCACCCGACGAGGCGTTTGCCGCACTGGTTCACGAACTCGACACACCGCGCGCGGAAGCGGCTAAACCGCCCGCGGCGCAGCGTGCCACGTCCCGGCGCCGGAAAAGGCCTGCATAG
- a CDS encoding IS630 family transposase, which yields MGKMNLSETEREELMSMQRSRTMAVGQVRRARLILLLDGGASRAAIMAELRCDSRFITTWQMRFNSERLAGLYGRHPGLAPRPDLAGLEARVLDYTLRRKPSDGSTHWSSRKLAAQLGMAFMTVQRIWRKHDIRPHRLDTHMVSNDPDFEAKAADVIGLYLNPPLHAVVCCVDEKTAIQALDRQDRMLPLSPGRAESHGFEYKRNGTLSLFAALNVATGEVLGKTAPRHTSAQFVAFLTEVVSAQPRGKEINVICDNVSSHKTDTVQTFLADHPKVSIHYTPTYSSWLNQVENWFARIQRDVIARGVFTSTKDLDKKLMRYIRQYNKQALPLKWKYSDPSRRIRCNSSGSTDLATH from the coding sequence ATGGGCAAAATGAATCTGAGTGAAACCGAGCGCGAAGAGCTGATGTCGATGCAGCGCAGCCGCACGATGGCCGTTGGCCAGGTGAGGCGTGCGCGGTTGATCTTGCTGCTCGACGGAGGGGCCTCGCGCGCGGCGATCATGGCGGAATTGCGTTGCGATTCGCGCTTCATTACAACGTGGCAAATGCGTTTCAACAGTGAGCGTTTGGCCGGCTTGTACGGCAGACATCCAGGCCTGGCGCCGCGACCTGACCTGGCGGGCCTTGAAGCGAGAGTGCTCGACTACACGCTGCGACGTAAGCCGTCCGACGGCTCGACGCACTGGAGCAGTCGCAAACTGGCGGCACAGTTGGGCATGGCCTTCATGACGGTGCAACGTATCTGGCGCAAGCACGACATTCGGCCACATCGTCTCGATACCCACATGGTGTCCAACGATCCCGACTTTGAGGCGAAGGCAGCCGACGTGATCGGGCTGTACCTCAATCCGCCGTTGCATGCCGTGGTGTGCTGCGTGGACGAGAAGACAGCCATCCAGGCACTGGATCGCCAGGACCGGATGTTGCCGCTTTCGCCCGGGCGCGCCGAGAGCCATGGCTTTGAATACAAACGCAACGGCACCCTGAGCCTGTTCGCCGCATTGAATGTCGCCACCGGTGAAGTGCTGGGCAAAACCGCGCCACGCCATACCAGCGCCCAGTTTGTTGCGTTCCTCACCGAGGTCGTATCGGCACAGCCGCGAGGAAAGGAGATTAACGTGATCTGCGACAACGTGAGCAGCCACAAAACCGACACCGTTCAAACATTTCTGGCTGACCATCCGAAGGTCTCGATACATTACACCCCCACGTATTCGTCATGGCTGAATCAAGTCGAGAACTGGTTTGCCCGCATCCAGCGCGACGTCATTGCACGTGGCGTATTTACCAGCACCAAGGATCTCGACAAAAAGCTCATGCGCTATATACGTCAATACAACAAGCAGGCGCTTCCGCTGAAATGGAAGTACTCCGATCCATCGCGGCGAATTCGGTGCAATTCATCCGGTTCAACGGACCTAGCGACACACTGA
- a CDS encoding zinc-ribbon domain-containing protein, producing the protein MAKFVPEESLQRLAGAARSRGLTLLSKEWHGSTGQHEFRCGRGHVLLRRADYVIADSQRQDGRRKTRCPLCARIDGLDRLIELAARHGGRCLATEYLGMNTPYEWECARGHRWSVQAENISQGSWCAKCWAKGNGLRKRLADGMERLREKAATLGGECLDTSYIGLKKRYRVRCAKGHEWETRGAHLLEGRWCKRCVVDQLRTPIEVFKNAARERGGLCLSTESHGVKVRLQWQCAKGHVWETSPESILTNGSWCPSCALLERTKIPWKRRRYDVDG; encoded by the coding sequence ATGGCAAAGTTTGTCCCTGAAGAATCGTTGCAGCGTCTCGCGGGAGCGGCGCGCAGTCGCGGTCTGACACTGCTCTCGAAGGAATGGCATGGCTCGACCGGGCAGCATGAATTCCGGTGCGGACGTGGGCATGTCCTGCTGCGCCGCGCTGACTATGTTATTGCAGATTCGCAGCGCCAGGATGGTAGGAGGAAAACCCGTTGCCCTCTTTGCGCAAGGATTGATGGTCTGGATCGTCTCATCGAACTCGCGGCCAGGCACGGCGGACGATGTCTGGCAACCGAATATTTGGGCATGAACACTCCCTATGAGTGGGAGTGCGCTCGGGGGCATCGGTGGTCAGTGCAGGCGGAAAACATTAGTCAGGGTTCCTGGTGTGCGAAATGCTGGGCGAAAGGTAACGGCTTGCGCAAGCGTCTGGCTGATGGCATGGAGCGACTTCGCGAGAAAGCGGCTACCCTCGGCGGAGAATGCCTTGACACCAGCTATATCGGTCTGAAGAAGCGATACCGCGTGCGATGTGCCAAGGGGCACGAATGGGAAACGAGGGGTGCCCATCTGCTCGAAGGACGCTGGTGCAAGCGCTGTGTTGTCGATCAGCTACGTACCCCCATTGAAGTGTTCAAGAACGCGGCCCGCGAGCGCGGCGGCCTGTGCCTGAGTACCGAATCGCATGGCGTGAAGGTTAGGCTGCAATGGCAATGTGCGAAGGGGCACGTCTGGGAGACCAGCCCTGAATCGATATTGACGAACGGTAGTTGGTGCCCAAGCTGCGCACTTCTCGAACGCACCAAGATTCCGTGGAAACGCCGGAGGTATGACGTTGACGGATAG
- a CDS encoding glycoside hydrolase family protein, producing the protein MQRSSNASDYVSDVTVFFKDHFGVPIQNLKVEIRGIEDQAGHMYHSASTNARGAIQFSVRKGEELSVHVKRWTSESMKEVARLSAALSQIAFHLTSPKTQHDLPTKTDDSGGGNYWRGTYKVKAHDNLTAIARKYHTSVDLLKRVNGLKSDLIVVGQTLKVPPVESRKSDEPVPKKPAPSGTPPQNDHSNNDHGAPTTMPRRGPAPIIFPIAARPLNDEGGVYGTPSCDYTWTKQLHGGGYDQARYGANRAGGRKHAARDLYVKSDTPIVAIAPGVVIKCEFFYCHTWQISIHHKTTDGREFIALYGEVKPSSITVKIGDTVNQGQILAASGTLLKANGTPLHVVGNENVSMLHFEAYSGSLGFDSHSRLNGSAMPAPFQRRADLIDSLTILLEGYQATFLDAPPLKAVGQRIAIAQLNISEQGKAFIKGWEGVYYDDSKANTYYYDDSKGYCTVGWGHLISKSSCTANGYVAMSSKISVADAQTLFDRDVARIETAVKNAISVPLYQYEYDALVSLAYNMGSLIKAPSLCRKLNSGDYVGAPAEFLDIENKTRREREHDMFCLNTYNSNH; encoded by the coding sequence ATGCAAAGATCCAGTAATGCAAGCGACTACGTTTCAGACGTAACGGTCTTTTTCAAAGATCACTTTGGCGTGCCCATCCAGAATTTGAAAGTTGAGATTAGGGGCATCGAGGATCAGGCTGGCCATATGTACCATTCGGCATCGACAAATGCACGTGGTGCGATACAGTTTTCTGTTCGGAAGGGTGAAGAGCTCTCAGTTCACGTTAAACGCTGGACAAGTGAAAGTATGAAGGAGGTGGCTCGACTCAGCGCTGCGCTTTCGCAAATCGCATTTCATCTTACCAGTCCAAAAACGCAGCACGATTTGCCAACCAAAACGGATGACTCGGGAGGTGGCAATTATTGGAGAGGAACCTACAAGGTCAAGGCACATGACAATCTGACCGCAATTGCCAGGAAGTATCATACGAGTGTTGATCTTCTAAAACGCGTGAACGGCCTGAAGTCGGATCTAATCGTGGTCGGCCAGACGCTCAAGGTGCCACCCGTCGAATCACGGAAATCGGACGAGCCGGTGCCAAAGAAGCCGGCGCCGAGCGGCACGCCACCGCAGAACGATCATTCGAATAATGACCATGGCGCGCCAACCACGATGCCTCGCCGCGGTCCTGCGCCGATCATCTTCCCGATCGCAGCCCGTCCGCTCAACGATGAAGGCGGCGTCTACGGCACGCCGTCATGCGACTACACGTGGACCAAGCAACTGCACGGCGGGGGATACGATCAGGCGAGATACGGCGCGAACCGAGCGGGCGGCCGAAAACATGCCGCCCGGGATCTGTACGTGAAGTCAGATACGCCGATCGTTGCAATCGCGCCTGGTGTTGTCATAAAGTGCGAGTTTTTCTACTGTCACACGTGGCAGATCAGCATTCACCATAAGACAACCGATGGTCGCGAGTTCATCGCGCTGTACGGCGAAGTTAAGCCTTCATCGATCACGGTGAAGATCGGGGACACGGTAAACCAAGGGCAGATCCTCGCGGCTAGCGGCACCCTACTGAAGGCGAACGGCACGCCGCTGCACGTCGTGGGCAACGAGAACGTGTCAATGCTGCATTTCGAGGCGTATTCGGGTTCTCTTGGATTTGATTCGCACTCGAGGCTGAACGGCTCAGCGATGCCCGCGCCATTTCAGCGGCGTGCGGATCTGATCGATTCGCTAACGATCCTTCTGGAGGGCTACCAGGCAACCTTCCTCGACGCACCGCCGCTGAAGGCAGTTGGTCAGCGAATTGCTATTGCGCAATTGAACATATCTGAACAGGGTAAGGCGTTTATCAAGGGCTGGGAAGGGGTCTACTACGATGATTCGAAGGCGAATACATACTACTACGACGACAGTAAAGGTTATTGCACGGTTGGTTGGGGACATTTGATCAGCAAAAGCAGTTGTACGGCGAACGGATACGTCGCGATGTCGAGCAAAATCAGTGTCGCGGACGCGCAGACGTTGTTCGATCGCGACGTTGCGAGAATTGAGACGGCTGTGAAGAATGCGATCAGTGTGCCGCTCTATCAATACGAGTACGATGCGCTGGTATCGCTTGCCTACAACATGGGAAGCCTCATAAAGGCCCCCAGTTTGTGCCGTAAGTTGAATAGCGGTGACTACGTCGGCGCGCCCGCTGAATTCCTGGACATAGAGAACAAGACACGGCGAGAACGCGAGCACGACATGTTTTGTCTTAATACTTACAATTCGAATCACTAA
- a CDS encoding lysozyme inhibitor LprI family protein, with the protein MKKLNQWLVFLMSALLLPAYAAGQDIYRMMGAARFDHGSDFHKLSFPVNPVMAGFLTFDGSTFVYHETGNDCSVLVHKRMSFYVDPVISHSFGSLDNFNGFLRSRFHANGNALTETYLLGGADAPLCTGLRYATIYKSPDEILLLDGSWAYLFERQTHAPTNAEQSFDCKKAHTNVEHLICNSTELVKLDATVNRGYVAMLLTDSKEISYLDPVRQDQINWIRKVRDACTDNTCLLNAYRARVEYIKGRIATTYPAYPEDDSDQEGD; encoded by the coding sequence ATGAAGAAACTCAATCAGTGGTTGGTCTTCCTGATGTCAGCACTCCTACTGCCGGCCTATGCCGCGGGCCAGGATATTTACCGGATGATGGGCGCTGCGCGGTTCGACCACGGAAGCGATTTTCACAAACTCTCGTTTCCGGTTAATCCAGTGATGGCTGGATTCCTCACATTCGACGGCAGCACATTTGTGTATCACGAGACGGGCAACGACTGCAGCGTGTTGGTCCACAAACGAATGAGCTTCTATGTCGATCCAGTCATATCGCACTCGTTCGGCTCATTGGACAACTTTAATGGATTCCTGAGAAGCAGGTTCCATGCGAACGGCAATGCATTGACCGAGACCTATCTACTCGGCGGCGCCGACGCACCACTCTGCACGGGGCTACGCTATGCGACGATCTACAAGTCGCCGGACGAAATTCTGCTTCTCGATGGCTCCTGGGCATACCTGTTTGAGCGTCAGACGCATGCCCCCACGAATGCCGAGCAGAGTTTCGATTGCAAGAAGGCCCACACAAACGTCGAACACCTAATATGCAATAGTACGGAGCTAGTGAAGCTGGACGCGACCGTCAATCGTGGATACGTCGCGATGCTGCTAACAGATTCGAAGGAGATTTCATATCTGGATCCAGTTCGGCAGGACCAGATCAACTGGATCCGGAAGGTGCGAGACGCGTGTACCGATAACACGTGCTTGCTGAACGCGTATCGTGCCCGTGTCGAGTACATCAAAGGGAGGATAGCGACCACCTATCCGGCCTATCCGGAGGACGACTCGGACCAGGAAGGCGACTAA
- a CDS encoding type VI secretion system Vgr family protein, which translates to MSWLDQPRTLEIVSAGLPKWQDECLFTVSRLTGTEKLGRLYDYTVEIATKDDIGLTVHEAREMVEVDKLVGKQVTVKIATEGSGTYETGTIGVSPSINIGAGVREITGLIVSAECVGSDTRRAFYRLRIRPWLFLATLNQDSRIFQDLTVKEISETILKKYPFHYELRLAGPGFGRQYPKRDYQRMFWESDWGYLNRLWQEWGITFFYDGPTLVLCDSTAAYKKHGPAYATLRYQDRDGQRIDEEHVHQFEIARALTTGKVSVTDYDYTQSRANLAAKDSDYRERANDNIEHYAWGDYSQPLAGAMGTAAQPNEVDFEGEHLARVRLEAKRAKSLRGKGRGNMRGLRVGYTFHLEGYPLAPGNGEYLVVATKIEIVNNDTVTNRGALQRQYTCDTQFTVQPANTYFRTPQKAKKPRSHGEVAIVTGYSDSKIWTDRYGRAKVWFPWDREGQQDQDSSCWVRVSSPWQGANYGAIYIPRAGHEVVIGYQDNDPDKPYIAGRHVNQFHEPPWPLPANQALSGWLSEDLEGPTTNSVVTDDTPGKLQVQVASDHAASRLVLGSNTRIDRRKGRSEARGEGFELATEAHGVARANLGMLITTEKREGASAPVKDMVETVQRLTQARQLHEDLSQAARKHTAQTLEANQSEATTTIKVQNDAVKGGVKSVANPSPEMTRPDVVISSASGIATTATDSTHMASMNDHAVTTGRDFSMAVGRAYHASVRGSISLFAYQDAMKFVAAKGPVILQSRSNNIEIIADQVLKLTSAKKRIEITAAEEIVLQARGSYIRINGAGIEHGTPAKWIAHAASHALPGPKSMPASLPEMDMPKAFSNRLDAYDIYWLRDFNDVEYAARRANGDLIAQGTLDQDGRTSRLSTDQPETIQVLVGTRGAWLVETDGRENNPQSDDPLPDDPNHYVNLST; encoded by the coding sequence ATGTCATGGCTTGACCAACCCCGCACGCTGGAGATCGTCAGCGCAGGCCTGCCGAAGTGGCAGGACGAATGCCTGTTCACCGTATCGCGCCTGACCGGCACCGAAAAGCTCGGCAGGCTCTACGACTACACCGTCGAGATTGCGACGAAGGACGATATCGGCCTGACCGTGCATGAGGCCAGGGAGATGGTCGAGGTCGACAAGCTGGTCGGCAAGCAGGTGACGGTGAAGATCGCTACCGAGGGTAGCGGCACCTACGAGACGGGAACAATCGGCGTGTCCCCGTCGATCAATATCGGCGCAGGCGTGCGCGAGATCACCGGCCTGATCGTCTCGGCAGAGTGCGTCGGCTCGGATACGCGGCGGGCGTTCTACCGCTTGCGGATTCGCCCATGGCTCTTTTTAGCGACCCTCAACCAGGACTCAAGAATCTTCCAGGACCTCACGGTCAAGGAAATCTCCGAAACGATCCTGAAAAAGTATCCGTTTCACTATGAACTGCGCCTGGCCGGCCCCGGCTTTGGCCGGCAGTATCCGAAGCGCGACTACCAGCGCATGTTCTGGGAGAGCGACTGGGGCTATCTGAACCGCCTGTGGCAGGAATGGGGCATCACGTTCTTCTACGATGGCCCGACGCTCGTGCTGTGCGATTCGACCGCCGCCTACAAGAAGCACGGCCCCGCGTATGCAACGCTACGATACCAGGACCGCGACGGCCAGCGCATTGACGAGGAACACGTCCACCAGTTCGAGATTGCGCGCGCCCTGACCACGGGCAAGGTCAGCGTCACCGACTACGACTACACGCAGTCGCGCGCGAATCTCGCCGCGAAGGATTCGGACTACCGCGAGCGCGCGAACGACAACATCGAGCACTACGCCTGGGGCGACTACTCGCAGCCGCTGGCCGGGGCGATGGGGACCGCCGCGCAGCCCAATGAGGTGGACTTCGAGGGCGAGCACCTGGCACGGGTGCGGCTGGAGGCAAAGCGGGCGAAGAGCCTGCGCGGCAAGGGGCGCGGCAACATGCGCGGGCTGAGGGTGGGCTACACGTTCCACCTGGAAGGCTATCCGCTCGCACCGGGCAATGGCGAATACCTGGTCGTCGCGACGAAGATCGAGATCGTCAACAACGACACGGTGACGAACCGGGGTGCGCTGCAACGTCAGTACACGTGCGACACGCAGTTCACGGTGCAGCCCGCCAATACATATTTCCGCACGCCGCAGAAGGCGAAAAAACCGCGCTCGCACGGCGAGGTGGCGATTGTGACGGGCTATTCGGATTCAAAAATCTGGACCGACAGGTATGGCCGCGCGAAGGTCTGGTTCCCGTGGGATCGCGAGGGCCAGCAGGACCAGGACTCAAGCTGCTGGGTGCGGGTGTCGTCGCCATGGCAGGGTGCGAACTACGGCGCGATCTACATTCCGCGCGCGGGCCACGAGGTGGTGATCGGGTATCAGGACAATGATCCGGACAAGCCGTATATCGCGGGACGGCACGTGAACCAGTTCCACGAACCGCCGTGGCCGCTGCCCGCCAACCAGGCGCTTTCGGGCTGGCTGAGCGAGGACCTGGAGGGTCCGACGACGAACAGCGTTGTCACCGACGATACGCCCGGCAAGCTCCAGGTGCAGGTGGCGAGCGACCACGCGGCCTCGCGCCTGGTGCTGGGCAGCAATACGCGCATCGACCGGCGCAAGGGCCGCAGCGAGGCGCGCGGCGAGGGGTTCGAACTGGCGACCGAGGCGCATGGAGTCGCCCGGGCCAACCTGGGCATGCTCATCACGACAGAAAAGCGAGAAGGCGCGAGCGCACCCGTAAAGGACATGGTCGAGACCGTGCAGCGGCTTACGCAGGCGCGCCAACTGCACGAGGACCTGTCGCAGGCTGCCCGGAAGCACACCGCACAGACTCTCGAGGCAAACCAGAGTGAGGCCACGACCACCATTAAGGTGCAGAACGACGCGGTCAAGGGTGGTGTGAAGAGCGTGGCCAATCCTTCGCCCGAGATGACACGTCCCGACGTGGTGATCTCCAGCGCTTCAGGTATCGCAACCACTGCCACGGACAGTACGCACATGGCGAGCATGAATGATCATGCGGTGACGACGGGGCGGGACTTCAGCATGGCTGTGGGGCGTGCGTACCACGCTTCAGTACGCGGCTCGATCTCACTGTTTGCATATCAGGACGCCATGAAATTCGTCGCTGCGAAAGGGCCGGTGATCCTGCAATCGCGGAGCAACAACATTGAAATCATCGCTGATCAGGTGCTGAAACTGACCAGTGCAAAGAAGCGCATCGAAATTACAGCGGCAGAGGAAATCGTGTTGCAGGCGCGAGGCAGTTACATCCGTATCAATGGAGCGGGTATCGAGCACGGCACCCCAGCGAAGTGGATCGCTCACGCAGCGAGCCACGCTTTGCCGGGTCCAAAGTCGATGCCGGCCTCTCTACCCGAGATGGATATGCCCAAAGCGTTCAGTAATCGGCTCGATGCTTACGATATCTACTGGCTCAGGGATTTTAACGACGTCGAATATGCAGCGAGGCGAGCCAATGGTGATCTCATTGCGCAGGGTACGCTTGATCAGGATGGGAGGACATCTCGCCTCTCAACCGACCAACCAGAAACCATTCAGGTGCTTGTGGGGACGCGGGGAGCATGGCTGGTTGAAACTGATGGAAGAGAAAACAATCCGCAATCAGATGACCCTTTGCCGGATGACCCAAATCACTACGTCAATTTGAGCACGTAA
- a CDS encoding DUF3761 domain-containing protein: MRLNAGSGTAKQVITSLVVLAMAFGTLPAYARTSATDAWTQPDESDLTNHGHYVNHDGHNVHSPSRTKDGAVRPGATAHCADGSYSFSQHHSGTCSRHGGVAEWE, translated from the coding sequence ATGAGACTCAATGCTGGCTCTGGCACAGCGAAGCAAGTAATTACCTCACTCGTTGTTTTAGCAATGGCCTTTGGGACGTTGCCAGCTTACGCGCGCACATCGGCTACTGATGCATGGACGCAGCCGGACGAATCCGACCTGACGAATCACGGCCACTACGTCAACCACGATGGCCATAACGTGCATTCACCCTCAAGAACCAAAGATGGCGCGGTTCGGCCGGGCGCTACGGCCCATTGCGCTGACGGAAGTTACAGCTTCAGCCAGCATCATTCGGGGACGTGTTCGCGGCATGGCGGTGTCGCGGAATGGGAATAG
- a CDS encoding Clp protease/crotonase-like domain-containing protein, giving the protein MTGYDGIRTSLALALADDAVRALVLDVDSDGGHIAGCLDLADLIYAARKVKPIIAILSETACGTAYVLASACEVVTVPRRAAPEVSAYSWHTWTFRRLSRALA; this is encoded by the coding sequence GTGACGGGCTATGATGGCATCCGCACATCGCTCGCACTGGCGCTCGCCGACGATGCGGTGCGCGCGCTCGTGCTCGACGTGGATTCGGACGGCGGACACATCGCCGGCTGTCTGGACCTGGCCGACCTGATTTATGCCGCCAGGAAAGTCAAGCCGATTATCGCGATCCTTTCCGAGACGGCATGCGGCACGGCGTATGTGCTTGCTTCGGCGTGCGAGGTCGTGACAGTGCCGCGCCGGGCCGCGCCGGAGGTGTCGGCGTACTCGTGGCATACGTGGACTTTTCGAAGGCTCTCGAGGGCGCTGGCGTGA